A single window of Desulfovibrio sp. DNA harbors:
- a CDS encoding GlxA family transcriptional regulator → MKSEHCPTDGCSTAPRLVVMAVHDGAEVLDITGPLSVFSAANALHAQSGGVEPLYRIQVAGESSDAVVRAASGVRLLTDAALGQCSGIDTLLVAGGPVARQAPQALVDWLAEAAPLARRVCSICTGAFILARAGLLEGRRATTHWLMLEELRAFSPNTDVQADALHVKDGPVYTSAGVTAGIDLALALLEEDFGRDLALNVARVLVLYLKRPGGQSQFSTTLLAQIHEGGTLASTIQWLRDNYQHPLCNEDIARHAAMSPRNFARVFKRETGETPAHFIENIRLEAAVKRLEETAQALETIARECGFQSGEHFRLTFSRRFGITPGQYRNRFRSGAWR, encoded by the coding sequence ATGAAAAGCGAGCATTGCCCCACCGACGGTTGTTCAACTGCCCCACGCCTCGTCGTCATGGCTGTCCATGACGGTGCGGAAGTCCTCGATATCACGGGCCCCTTGAGCGTGTTTTCCGCAGCCAACGCTCTGCATGCGCAGTCCGGCGGCGTGGAACCGTTGTACCGCATCCAGGTCGCTGGCGAGAGCAGTGACGCGGTGGTGCGGGCCGCCTCCGGCGTCCGTCTGCTGACTGATGCCGCATTGGGCCAGTGCAGCGGCATTGACACCTTGCTGGTGGCGGGCGGCCCCGTGGCCAGGCAGGCTCCGCAGGCGCTGGTGGACTGGCTGGCCGAGGCTGCGCCCCTTGCGCGGCGCGTTTGCTCCATTTGCACAGGAGCCTTCATTTTGGCGCGCGCAGGGCTGCTGGAAGGCCGCCGAGCCACTACCCACTGGCTCATGCTTGAGGAACTACGCGCCTTTTCTCCAAATACTGATGTCCAGGCTGACGCCCTGCATGTGAAGGACGGTCCCGTCTATACCTCGGCCGGGGTGACGGCGGGCATTGATCTGGCATTGGCCCTGCTGGAGGAGGACTTTGGGCGCGATCTGGCGCTGAACGTGGCGAGAGTGCTTGTGCTCTACCTCAAGCGTCCGGGTGGACAATCGCAGTTCAGCACAACCCTTCTGGCGCAGATTCACGAGGGCGGCACACTGGCCTCGACGATCCAGTGGCTGCGCGACAACTATCAGCACCCGCTGTGCAACGAGGACATAGCCAGACACGCGGCCATGAGCCCGCGCAACTTCGCCAGAGTCTTCAAACGCGAAACAGGCGAGACTCCGGCCCATTTCATTGAAAATATTCGCCTTGAAGCAGCTGTGAAACGCCTGGAGGAAACAGCGCAGGCACTGGAAACCATCGCCCGGGAGTGTGGTTTCCAGTCCGGTGAACACTTCCGCCTGACATTTTCGCGCCGCTTCGGCATTACCCCCGGCCAGTACCGGAACAGATTCCGTTCCGGCGCATGGCGTTAA
- a CDS encoding tRNA (adenine-N1)-methyltransferase, protein MIPYGSLVVYVTPKGRRYTKRLVEDQNWHSNDGTLLASDVTTCDFGSVVYTNQQVPIQVMEATLYDRLKTLKRQTQIIYPKDIAYICLRLGAGPGRTIIEAGCGSGGLTTGLSWFCGPTGRVVSHEAREEFMALARKNLEWAGVGDNVELHNRDVADGFAVTGADALFLDVRTPWEYLDHAVAAVRPGASFGFLLPTVDQVSKLLLGLERGPFADVEVCEILIRRWKPIADRLRPEDRMNAHTGFLVFARQQQRSQDFESRKPLGTRERKQEAARLARLGLDGEAPQDATPEDDVQE, encoded by the coding sequence ATGATTCCCTATGGTTCTCTTGTTGTTTACGTGACGCCCAAGGGCCGCCGCTACACCAAACGCCTGGTCGAAGACCAGAACTGGCACAGCAACGACGGCACCCTGTTGGCCTCTGATGTGACCACCTGCGATTTCGGCAGTGTGGTGTACACCAATCAGCAGGTGCCCATACAGGTAATGGAAGCCACCCTTTATGACCGCCTCAAGACCCTCAAACGCCAGACGCAGATTATCTATCCCAAGGATATCGCTTACATCTGCCTGCGTCTTGGCGCTGGCCCCGGCCGCACCATCATTGAGGCCGGCTGTGGTTCCGGCGGCCTGACCACCGGTCTTTCATGGTTCTGCGGCCCCACCGGGCGCGTTGTCAGCCATGAGGCGCGCGAGGAATTCATGGCTCTGGCCCGCAAAAACCTTGAATGGGCGGGCGTGGGCGACAACGTGGAGCTTCACAACCGCGACGTGGCCGATGGCTTTGCCGTCACCGGCGCGGACGCCCTCTTTCTGGACGTACGCACCCCCTGGGAATACCTCGACCACGCGGTGGCGGCCGTGCGCCCCGGCGCAAGCTTCGGCTTTCTGCTGCCCACCGTGGATCAGGTCAGCAAGCTTTTGCTCGGCCTTGAACGCGGTCCCTTTGCCGATGTGGAAGTCTGCGAGATTCTCATCCGCCGCTGGAAGCCCATTGCTGACCGCCTGCGGCCTGAAGACCGCATGAATGCGCATACGGGATTTCTGGTCTTTGCCCGCCAGCAGCAACGCAGCCAGGACTTTGAGTCACGCAAGCCCCTGGGCACGCGCGAACGCAAGCAGGAGGCCGCACGACTGGCCCGCCTGGGCCTGGACGGCGAAGCCCCGCAGGACGCCACGCCAGAGGATGATGTGCAGGAATAA